The Marinilongibacter aquaticus genome has a window encoding:
- a CDS encoding alpha-isopropylmalate synthase regulatory domain-containing protein, with product MDTTLRDGEQTSGVSFSAAEKLTTAQLLLEEVKVDRIEVASARVSEGDFKAVKQITSWAKEKGYLDRIEILTFVDGDRSLDWMQEAGAKVMNLLTKGSLNHLQHQLKKTPEAHFEEIAYVVNKAAALGIEVNIYLEDWSNGMRNSQDYVFQHLDFSTKLPIKRILLPDTLGVLTPDETYTFVKALVEKYPDTHFDFHAHNDYDLSVANVMQSIKAGAKGLHLTVNGLGERAGNAPLASTVAVLKDFMPDTQFGVDEKSLYRISHIVESYSGIRIPPNKPIVGESVFTQTAGIHADGDKKNSLYVSELKPSRFGRRTLYALGKSSGKANIEQNLKDLGISLPDDDLKKVTQKIIELGDKKENVTREDLPFIIADVLDRNAVEPKVKVVNYVLTHSRGLKPTATIMIQIEDHLYEENAQGDGQYDAFMNALKKAFAKRKQELPMLIDYQVRIPPGGKTDALCETIITWKKGNKEMKTRGLDSDQTVSAIEATVKMLNLT from the coding sequence ATGGACACCACACTCCGAGATGGTGAACAGACCTCTGGAGTGTCGTTTTCGGCGGCAGAAAAACTGACCACCGCTCAGCTTCTTTTGGAAGAGGTGAAGGTAGACCGCATCGAAGTGGCCTCTGCCCGTGTTTCAGAAGGCGATTTCAAAGCCGTGAAACAAATTACTTCTTGGGCAAAAGAAAAAGGGTATCTCGATCGCATAGAAATCCTGACTTTTGTCGACGGCGACCGCTCATTGGACTGGATGCAAGAAGCCGGTGCAAAGGTGATGAACTTATTGACCAAAGGCTCTTTAAACCACCTTCAGCATCAATTAAAAAAGACGCCTGAAGCCCATTTTGAAGAAATTGCCTATGTGGTAAACAAGGCTGCCGCCTTGGGCATCGAAGTGAATATTTATCTTGAAGATTGGAGCAATGGTATGCGAAATTCGCAAGACTATGTGTTTCAGCATCTTGATTTTTCTACAAAATTGCCCATCAAACGCATCCTCCTACCGGATACTTTGGGTGTTTTGACTCCCGACGAGACTTACACATTTGTAAAAGCTCTTGTCGAAAAATATCCAGATACTCATTTCGATTTTCACGCCCACAACGATTACGACCTCAGCGTGGCCAATGTGATGCAATCCATAAAGGCAGGGGCCAAGGGCTTGCACCTTACCGTAAATGGTTTGGGCGAAAGAGCGGGAAATGCCCCTTTGGCCAGTACAGTGGCAGTTTTGAAAGACTTTATGCCCGATACTCAATTTGGCGTAGACGAGAAATCGCTTTACAGAATAAGCCATATCGTTGAAAGCTATTCGGGCATCCGAATCCCGCCCAATAAGCCAATTGTGGGCGAGAGTGTTTTTACCCAAACAGCGGGTATTCATGCCGATGGCGACAAAAAAAACAGTTTGTATGTCAGCGAATTGAAGCCGAGCCGATTTGGGCGAAGAACCTTGTATGCACTTGGGAAATCGTCTGGCAAAGCCAATATCGAACAAAACCTAAAAGATTTGGGCATCAGCCTACCCGACGATGACCTGAAGAAAGTCACCCAGAAAATCATCGAACTGGGCGACAAAAAAGAAAACGTCACGCGTGAAGATCTGCCTTTCATCATCGCCGATGTGCTCGACCGGAACGCCGTCGAACCCAAAGTGAAAGTCGTAAACTATGTGCTCACGCACTCGAGAGGACTGAAACCCACGGCAACCATCATGATTCAGATCGAAGACCACCTGTACGAAGAAAACGCCCAAGGTGATGGACAGTACGATGCTTTCATGAACGCCCTGAAAAAGGCTTTTGCCAAAAGAAAGCAAGAATTGCCCATGTTGATCGATTACCAAGTGCGTATTCCACCAGGCGGAAAAACAGATGCCCTTTGCGAAACGATTATCACGTGGAAAAAAGGCAATAAAGAAATGAAAACCCGTGGCTTAGATTCCGATCAAACCGTATCGGCCATAGAAGCCACCGTAAAAATGCTGAACCTGACTTAA
- the leuD gene encoding 3-isopropylmalate dehydratase small subunit has protein sequence MAYDKFTVLKSTCVPLPLENVDTDQIIPARFLKATKREGFGDNLFRDWRYNNDDSPKEDFVLNNPTYTGKVLVAGRNFGSGSSREHAAWALYDYGFRCVISSFFADIFKGNALNIGILPVTVSPAFLDKIFKAIEADPKAEVEVDLPNQKVILLPTGESESFEINGYKKNNMINGFDDIDYLQSMKEDIRTFAGARPF, from the coding sequence ATGGCCTACGATAAATTTACAGTACTCAAAAGCACCTGTGTTCCACTTCCTTTGGAAAATGTCGACACGGATCAGATCATTCCTGCACGCTTTTTGAAAGCCACAAAACGTGAGGGTTTTGGAGACAACCTTTTCCGCGATTGGCGTTACAACAACGACGATTCGCCAAAAGAAGACTTCGTATTGAACAACCCCACATACACGGGGAAAGTCTTGGTAGCTGGACGTAACTTCGGTTCGGGATCTAGCCGTGAGCATGCGGCATGGGCACTTTACGATTACGGTTTCCGTTGCGTGATATCCAGCTTCTTCGCCGATATTTTCAAAGGCAATGCCTTGAACATCGGTATCCTTCCCGTAACGGTAAGTCCAGCATTTTTGGATAAAATCTTCAAAGCGATCGAAGCCGATCCAAAGGCCGAAGTTGAGGTGGATTTGCCCAATCAGAAAGTGATCTTGTTGCCTACCGGCGAATCGGAAAGTTTCGAGATCAACGGCTACAAGAAAAACAACATGATCAACGGCTTTGACGACATCGATTACCTTCAATCGATGAAAGAAGATATTCGCACATTTGCCGGAGCAAGACCCTTTTAG
- a CDS encoding TerC family protein, with protein MQELFTTAALTSVLTLTLLEVVLGVDNIIFISIISGKLPEKDQKKARNAGLISAMIIRIGLLFVLGWILGLEKDLFNLQDLGLPWDMGMSGKNLILLGGGVFLLYKSTTEIHHKLEGEEDDMGSDKVASSLSRAVLDITVINIIFSIDSIITAVGMTSIIAVMAASIILSTIVMLIFAKSVGDFVESHPTVKMLALSFLVMIGTLLVAEAFHVHVPKGYVYFAMAFSFIVEMLNIRLRKNAAKKVHLHKHMK; from the coding sequence ATGCAAGAACTTTTTACCACAGCTGCTCTCACCAGCGTGCTGACACTGACTCTACTCGAAGTGGTTTTGGGTGTCGACAATATCATTTTTATTTCCATTATCTCGGGGAAACTGCCCGAAAAGGACCAAAAGAAAGCCAGAAATGCAGGCCTTATTTCGGCGATGATTATTCGCATTGGCCTTCTTTTTGTTTTGGGCTGGATTTTGGGCTTGGAAAAAGATTTGTTCAATTTACAAGACTTGGGCTTGCCTTGGGACATGGGCATGAGCGGTAAAAACCTTATTTTGCTCGGTGGAGGTGTTTTCTTGCTCTATAAATCCACAACCGAAATTCACCACAAACTGGAAGGTGAAGAAGACGATATGGGTTCGGATAAGGTGGCTTCTTCTTTGTCGCGAGCGGTGCTCGACATTACCGTGATCAACATTATTTTTTCCATCGATTCGATTATTACCGCTGTGGGGATGACGAGTATCATTGCCGTGATGGCCGCTTCCATAATTTTATCGACCATCGTGATGTTGATTTTTGCCAAAAGTGTGGGCGATTTCGTGGAATCTCACCCTACCGTGAAAATGCTGGCCCTGTCTTTTTTGGTAATGATCGGAACACTTCTTGTGGCCGAGGCTTTCCACGTACATGTGCCCAAAGGTTATGTGTATTTTGCAATGGCTTTCTCTTTTATTGTGGAAATGCTGAACATCCGCTTGCGGAAAAACGCGGCCAAAAAGGTGCATTTGCATAAGCACATGAAATAA
- the dnaN gene encoding DNA polymerase III subunit beta: MKFVVSSSELLKHLATISGVIANNPIVPILENFLLQLDGTNLTITASDMQTVMMTEAQVESSDSGSIAVPAKLLMDTLRSLPEQPVTVNIDEETFGTELVTSNGRYKLAGENPMDFPRAPEVNRNFSIELDSDVLGASIANTIFATSSDDLRPAMTGVYVQLGADHTTFVATDGHRLIRYRREDVKAENATTLILPRKALNLLKSSLPTEVTLVKAEFSNSNAFFSFGNIKMICRLIDERYPDYENVIPQNNPNKLKIERTALLNTLKRISIYSNKTTHQIRLKMAEGELEISAEDLDYSNEANERLTCEYAGDAMEIGFNAKFLIEMLNNLNTDNLTLEMSQPNRAGLIIPEDKDENEDMLMLVMPVMLNNYS, translated from the coding sequence ATGAAGTTTGTTGTTTCATCGTCAGAGCTATTGAAGCATTTGGCCACGATAAGTGGAGTGATTGCCAACAATCCGATAGTTCCGATTCTTGAAAATTTCCTTCTGCAATTGGATGGAACCAATCTGACCATCACCGCTTCGGATATGCAAACGGTAATGATGACTGAAGCTCAAGTGGAGTCCTCAGATTCAGGTTCAATTGCTGTTCCCGCTAAATTGTTGATGGATACTTTGCGTAGCTTGCCCGAGCAGCCCGTGACGGTAAACATTGACGAAGAAACTTTCGGTACGGAATTGGTGACTTCAAACGGCCGATACAAATTGGCCGGAGAAAACCCAATGGATTTTCCACGTGCTCCGGAAGTGAACAGAAATTTCAGTATTGAGCTTGATTCGGATGTGCTTGGAGCATCGATTGCGAATACGATTTTTGCGACGAGTTCAGATGACCTTCGTCCGGCAATGACAGGGGTATACGTGCAGTTGGGTGCAGACCATACCACTTTTGTGGCTACCGACGGCCACCGTTTGATTCGTTACAGAAGAGAAGATGTGAAGGCAGAGAATGCCACAACTTTGATTTTGCCGAGAAAGGCCTTGAATTTATTGAAATCGAGTTTGCCTACAGAGGTGACTTTGGTGAAAGCCGAATTCAGCAATTCGAATGCTTTCTTCAGCTTTGGCAACATCAAAATGATTTGTCGTTTGATCGATGAGCGTTATCCAGATTACGAAAATGTAATACCTCAGAATAATCCCAATAAGCTGAAAATCGAGCGTACGGCTTTGTTGAATACTTTGAAGAGGATTTCGATTTATTCGAATAAGACTACGCATCAGATTCGCCTAAAAATGGCTGAAGGTGAATTGGAGATTTCTGCCGAAGATCTAGATTACAGCAACGAGGCCAACGAGCGTTTGACTTGCGAATATGCGGGCGATGCTATGGAGATTGGTTTCAATGCCAAGTTTTTAATCGAGATGTTGAACAATTTGAACACCGATAACCTGACTTTGGAGATGTCTCAGCCCAATCGTGCGGGCTTGATCATCCCTGAAGACAAAGACGAGAACGAAGATATGTTGATGTTGGTGATGCCGGTGATGTTGAACAATTACTCTTGA
- the trxA gene encoding thioredoxin produces MTGTFEELIASEKPVLIDFFAEWCGPCKAMAPALQQFADEMGEKVKVIKIDVDKNPALQRKYQISGVPTIMVFKKGKQLFRKSGAMMLPQLKQAVQPHL; encoded by the coding sequence ATGACAGGAACATTCGAAGAATTGATCGCCAGCGAAAAGCCGGTTTTGATAGATTTTTTTGCAGAATGGTGTGGGCCGTGTAAGGCCATGGCACCCGCTCTACAGCAGTTTGCCGATGAAATGGGCGAAAAAGTGAAAGTGATTAAAATCGATGTGGACAAAAACCCTGCTCTTCAACGCAAATATCAAATAAGTGGCGTGCCTACAATTATGGTGTTTAAAAAGGGAAAGCAGCTTTTTCGCAAAAGTGGAGCCATGATGTTGCCCCAGCTTAAGCAGGCCGTGCAGCCGCATTTATAA
- a CDS encoding DUF983 domain-containing protein has product MGQIKSALSWKCPRCNEGELFEAKNPYTPGKMLAMHSHCSHCGLRYEKEMGFFYGAMYVSYMINIALFVMATLAWYLFFEDKMDWRLYIGSFVLSIVVLVPIIYRFSRAFWLIMMVKFEPEKRGER; this is encoded by the coding sequence ATGGGACAAATAAAATCTGCTTTATCATGGAAATGCCCACGCTGCAACGAGGGCGAATTGTTCGAGGCCAAAAATCCGTATACGCCAGGCAAAATGCTGGCCATGCACTCGCATTGCAGCCACTGTGGTTTGAGGTACGAGAAAGAAATGGGTTTTTTCTACGGGGCCATGTACGTGAGCTACATGATCAATATTGCTCTTTTCGTGATGGCTACATTGGCTTGGTATTTGTTTTTCGAAGATAAAATGGACTGGCGATTGTATATCGGCAGCTTTGTACTGTCTATTGTGGTGCTTGTGCCTATCATTTACCGTTTCTCTCGGGCCTTTTGGCTGATAATGATGGTGAAATTTGAACCCGAGAAGCGGGGAGAACGTTGA
- the leuB gene encoding 3-isopropylmalate dehydrogenase encodes MNLNIAVLAGDGIGPEVVEQAIKVTDAIGKKYGHEINYTHALTGAAAIDAVGNPYPDETHEICMNSDAVLFGAIGLPRFDNDPSNPVRPEQGLLAMRKKLGLYANIRPTMVFPSLLHKSPLRRELIEKADFVCIRELTGGIYFGDKGRNETRDIAFDHCVYTREEVVRIIRLAYSYAMQRNKKLTIVDKANVLETSRLWREVGQSLEKEYPEVTTEYLLVDAAAMRIIQWPTGFDVMVTENMFGDILTDEASVISGSMGLMPSASIGLHTSVFEPIHGSYPQATGLNIANPIGTVLSAAMMFEYAFKLNDEAQEIKDVVNKSLAEGVVTEDIAGDGKAYGTKEVGDWLANQIK; translated from the coding sequence ATGAACTTAAACATAGCAGTATTGGCGGGCGACGGAATCGGCCCCGAAGTAGTAGAACAAGCCATAAAAGTGACCGATGCCATTGGCAAAAAATACGGTCACGAAATCAACTACACCCATGCTCTTACAGGAGCCGCGGCCATCGATGCAGTGGGCAACCCATACCCCGACGAAACCCACGAAATCTGTATGAATTCGGATGCCGTACTTTTCGGAGCCATCGGCCTTCCGCGTTTCGACAATGACCCTTCCAATCCAGTCAGACCCGAGCAAGGTCTTTTGGCCATGCGAAAAAAATTGGGTTTGTATGCCAATATTCGCCCTACAATGGTTTTCCCTTCGCTTTTGCACAAATCGCCCTTGCGTAGAGAACTTATCGAAAAGGCCGATTTTGTATGTATCCGCGAACTTACCGGGGGGATTTATTTCGGCGACAAAGGCCGCAACGAAACCCGCGATATTGCCTTCGATCACTGTGTATACACTCGCGAAGAAGTGGTACGCATCATTCGCTTGGCCTACAGCTATGCGATGCAACGCAACAAAAAGCTGACTATCGTAGACAAAGCCAACGTATTGGAAACCTCTCGCCTTTGGAGAGAAGTGGGCCAATCTTTGGAAAAAGAATACCCAGAAGTGACTACAGAATACCTTTTGGTCGATGCGGCCGCTATGCGTATTATCCAATGGCCTACGGGCTTTGACGTAATGGTGACGGAGAACATGTTTGGCGATATCCTTACCGACGAAGCCTCTGTAATTTCTGGATCAATGGGCCTTATGCCTTCTGCTTCCATTGGTTTGCACACATCTGTATTCGAGCCTATTCACGGTTCTTATCCGCAGGCTACTGGTCTAAACATTGCCAACCCTATTGGTACTGTATTGTCGGCCGCAATGATGTTTGAATACGCTTTCAAACTCAACGACGAAGCTCAGGAAATTAAGGATGTAGTGAACAAGTCCTTGGCCGAAGGTGTGGTGACCGAAGACATTGCAGGCGACGGTAAAGCCTACGGCACCAAAGAAGTGGGCGACTGGCTTGCCAACCAAATCAAGTAA
- a CDS encoding metallophosphoesterase family protein, which produces MRSLLFCLMAFSCLAQHEPNFPEIAFVSDVHLQNLDPKDLHSTFKGLRNPETGKYTLLRTMDAQLHSTRLFNENYFAFEQSLKNIVEQGIKIVVMPGDFSDDGQPLNVRKLREILEKYEREFGLKFFITTGNHDPATPFGSPAGKADFLGEGGQEQSLFSDPDLFPKNTTVPPQLSKEVRKWGYAEITEELKDYGFFPRKEYLFWSTPFAPYSSADYTYAKAQKGAALSQRMYNVAGDTKLPDVSYVVEPYEGLWLLSLDGNVYLPKGEKFSGSGEGYKNVFQYKKYLIDWVKKIADEAERQNKVLVAFSHFPLLDFYDGAEPEMRALFGDHALQMERLPQEAVGRAFAEAGLKVHFAGHMHINDTGLLQSGKNMLVNVQVPSLAAYMPAYKTLKIHSPSKMEVKTHVLQDVEHFNTLFPLYEMEYQYLKNQKADLWDKSILDSPDYKTFCEVHLRELVKKRFLHGDWPQDLQESFIEKSAQKLYEENAGNENLLKTKELAHLSGYDMALAYYFLRSGGELAENDIGKTKLEQLKSFAEFLRQCPNSTLKLWGNIFLKAASGHPSDHFLIDFNRREIQRIE; this is translated from the coding sequence ATGCGTTCCCTGCTTTTTTGCCTTATGGCCTTTTCCTGCTTGGCCCAACACGAGCCCAATTTTCCCGAGATCGCCTTTGTGTCGGATGTGCACCTTCAAAATCTCGACCCCAAAGACCTGCACTCTACCTTTAAAGGTCTGCGAAATCCGGAAACGGGAAAATATACCCTTTTGCGGACAATGGACGCCCAGTTGCATTCAACTCGGCTTTTCAACGAAAACTATTTCGCTTTTGAACAAAGCCTAAAAAACATTGTCGAACAGGGCATTAAAATTGTCGTAATGCCCGGAGATTTCAGCGATGACGGACAACCGCTCAATGTGCGAAAGCTTCGCGAAATTCTTGAAAAATACGAAAGAGAATTCGGCCTTAAATTCTTCATCACTACAGGAAATCACGATCCCGCTACGCCATTTGGCTCGCCTGCCGGAAAAGCCGATTTCCTGGGCGAAGGCGGACAGGAACAAAGCCTTTTCAGCGATCCCGACCTTTTCCCGAAAAACACCACAGTACCACCTCAACTTTCCAAAGAGGTTCGCAAATGGGGTTATGCCGAAATTACTGAAGAACTGAAAGACTATGGTTTCTTCCCGCGAAAAGAATACCTCTTTTGGAGCACACCTTTTGCCCCGTACAGCAGTGCGGATTACACCTACGCAAAAGCCCAAAAAGGTGCGGCACTTTCGCAAAGAATGTATAATGTGGCGGGCGATACGAAACTTCCCGATGTCAGCTATGTCGTAGAACCTTATGAGGGGCTTTGGTTACTCAGCCTCGATGGAAACGTATACTTGCCCAAAGGAGAGAAATTTTCGGGCTCGGGCGAAGGGTACAAGAATGTCTTCCAATATAAAAAGTACTTGATCGATTGGGTAAAGAAAATTGCCGACGAAGCCGAACGCCAAAACAAAGTGCTCGTGGCTTTCAGCCATTTTCCACTACTCGATTTCTACGATGGAGCTGAACCTGAAATGAGAGCTCTCTTCGGCGACCATGCCCTTCAAATGGAAAGGCTGCCCCAAGAAGCTGTGGGCCGAGCGTTCGCCGAGGCCGGACTGAAAGTCCACTTTGCCGGCCATATGCACATCAACGACACGGGGTTGCTGCAATCGGGAAAAAACATGTTGGTCAATGTTCAGGTGCCTTCACTGGCTGCGTACATGCCCGCGTACAAAACCCTGAAAATACACAGTCCGAGCAAAATGGAAGTGAAAACCCATGTTTTGCAAGATGTAGAGCACTTCAATACTTTGTTTCCATTGTACGAAATGGAATATCAATATTTAAAAAATCAAAAGGCCGACCTTTGGGACAAAAGCATTCTGGATAGCCCCGATTATAAAACATTTTGTGAAGTGCATCTGCGTGAATTGGTAAAAAAACGCTTTTTGCACGGCGACTGGCCGCAAGATCTACAGGAAAGCTTTATCGAAAAATCGGCACAAAAGCTCTACGAAGAAAATGCGGGAAACGAAAACCTACTCAAGACCAAAGAACTTGCCCATCTTAGCGGATACGACATGGCTCTGGCCTATTATTTTTTACGCAGCGGAGGCGAGCTGGCAGAAAATGACATTGGCAAAACCAAACTCGAGCAACTCAAGAGCTTTGCCGAGTTTCTTCGTCAGTGCCCAAACTCAACCTTGAAGCTTTGGGGAAATATCTTTTTAAAGGCCGCTTCGGGCCATCCATCAGACCATTTTCTTATTGATTTTAACCGCAGAGAAATCCAGAGAATCGAATAA
- a CDS encoding YdeI/OmpD-associated family protein, translating into MIAQEFLLQRYAKNGEKTGWTFIEFEPQMIEKLGTNSKTSFRVKGHLDSLPIKQLAVMPIGEGYFILPLKAEIRKKIGKEEGQKVQALLELDDSKLELSEDFLACLEDEPKAMAFFDTLSPGHQRYFSNWIESAKTIETKTKRISQSLYGLANHMDYGQMIRHFKSLKNK; encoded by the coding sequence ATGATTGCTCAAGAGTTCCTTTTGCAACGCTATGCAAAAAATGGCGAGAAAACCGGCTGGACTTTCATCGAGTTCGAACCCCAAATGATTGAAAAACTGGGGACAAACAGCAAGACGAGCTTTCGTGTAAAAGGCCATCTGGACAGCCTGCCTATTAAACAATTGGCTGTGATGCCCATCGGCGAGGGCTATTTCATTTTGCCGCTTAAGGCCGAAATCCGCAAAAAAATAGGCAAAGAAGAAGGCCAAAAAGTACAAGCTCTGCTCGAGTTGGACGACAGCAAATTGGAACTGTCGGAAGATTTTCTTGCCTGCCTTGAAGACGAACCAAAGGCCATGGCCTTTTTCGATACCCTAAGCCCTGGGCATCAACGGTATTTTTCCAATTGGATTGAATCGGCAAAAACCATAGAAACCAAGACAAAAAGAATAAGCCAAAGTCTCTATGGGCTCGCAAACCATATGGATTATGGCCAAATGATTCGCCATTTCAAAAGCTTGAAAAACAAATGA
- a CDS encoding lysophospholipid acyltransferase family protein, protein MGKVSSFLYTLWAAVLFLLVFLLFFPAIYVCIQVPPWHRFAHRIIRFWSSIFFWGLAMPIQRTFRGKLDKQKPYVFVANHFAYLDIAVGMNIIDNYFAYVGKVSVAKAPLFGYMFKKLHIPVDRENRMSRSRTFKKCMETLRNGRSVFIMPEGGILSREIPKMLCPFKDGAFVMAIENQVPIVPISLLNMYKINNPDTRLKWGKPRVIFNEPISTVGLTKEDVPRLKEKVYDIIQGDIDAFNNLPKSHYKA, encoded by the coding sequence ATGGGGAAAGTGTCTAGCTTTTTATATACCCTTTGGGCGGCGGTGCTTTTCCTGCTCGTGTTTTTATTGTTTTTTCCGGCAATTTATGTTTGCATTCAGGTGCCGCCTTGGCATCGGTTTGCTCACAGAATTATTCGCTTTTGGTCTTCCATTTTTTTCTGGGGATTGGCTATGCCCATTCAACGTACTTTTCGAGGGAAATTGGATAAACAGAAACCCTACGTATTCGTGGCCAACCATTTTGCTTACCTTGATATTGCGGTTGGAATGAACATAATCGACAATTATTTTGCCTATGTGGGAAAGGTCTCTGTCGCAAAAGCCCCGCTTTTTGGCTACATGTTCAAAAAACTGCACATTCCTGTCGATAGAGAAAACAGAATGAGCAGAAGCCGGACTTTCAAAAAATGCATGGAAACCCTTCGTAATGGACGTTCGGTTTTTATCATGCCCGAAGGAGGAATACTTTCTCGGGAAATTCCTAAAATGCTGTGCCCTTTTAAAGACGGTGCTTTTGTGATGGCCATTGAGAATCAGGTGCCCATTGTGCCCATCTCGCTGCTGAATATGTACAAGATCAACAACCCAGATACGCGGCTTAAATGGGGTAAACCAAGGGTTATTTTCAATGAACCGATATCAACGGTTGGCCTGACAAAAGAAGACGTGCCCAGATTGAAAGAGAAGGTATACGATATTATTCAGGGAGATATAGACGCATTCAACAATTTGCCCAAAAGCCATTACAAGGCCTAG
- the leuC gene encoding 3-isopropylmalate dehydratase large subunit has product MGKTLFDKVWDAHVVRKIEDGPDVFFIDRHFIHEVTSPVAFLGLENRGIEVMFSSRTFATADHNTPTINQHLPVEDPLSANQLKALESNATKYGISHWGLGHQKNGIVHVVGPENGITLPGMTIVCGDSHTSTHGAFGAIAFGIGTSEVEMVLSSQCIMQPKPKKMRISVNGKLGKGVLPKDVILYIISKISAAGATGYFVEYAGDVFENMSMEGRMTVCNMSIEMGARGGMIAPDETTFAYLKGREQAPKGEEWDELMKYWATLNTDQDATFDEELVYDAADIEPQITYGTNPGLGTGISRNIPAAGEVIDGEASYKKSLKYMGFAEGESMIGKPVDYVFLGSCTNGRIEDFRAFASVVKGRKKAENITAWLVPGSHIVESQIKEEGILDVLNEAGFQLRQPGCSACLAMNDDKIPAGKLAVSTSNRNFEGRQGPNSRTLLASPLVAAAAAVTGKVTDPRELI; this is encoded by the coding sequence ATGGGAAAAACCTTATTTGACAAAGTGTGGGATGCCCACGTAGTCAGAAAAATTGAAGATGGCCCGGACGTGTTCTTCATCGACCGCCATTTTATACACGAAGTGACTAGTCCCGTAGCCTTCTTGGGCTTGGAAAATCGCGGTATCGAGGTGATGTTCTCCAGCAGAACGTTTGCCACGGCCGATCACAATACGCCTACGATCAACCAACACCTACCTGTTGAAGATCCCCTTTCGGCCAACCAACTTAAAGCCCTCGAAAGCAATGCCACAAAATACGGTATTTCGCACTGGGGACTTGGCCACCAAAAGAACGGTATCGTACACGTTGTGGGGCCCGAAAACGGCATCACCTTGCCGGGCATGACTATCGTATGTGGCGATTCGCACACCTCTACTCACGGGGCTTTCGGAGCCATCGCTTTTGGCATCGGAACCTCGGAAGTAGAAATGGTACTTTCTTCGCAATGCATCATGCAACCCAAACCGAAGAAAATGCGAATTTCGGTGAACGGCAAATTGGGCAAAGGCGTATTGCCAAAAGATGTAATCTTGTACATCATTTCGAAAATCTCAGCCGCCGGGGCAACAGGCTATTTTGTAGAGTATGCCGGCGACGTTTTCGAAAACATGAGCATGGAAGGCCGTATGACCGTTTGCAACATGAGTATCGAGATGGGAGCACGCGGTGGAATGATTGCTCCAGACGAAACCACTTTCGCATATTTGAAAGGCCGCGAGCAAGCACCAAAAGGCGAAGAATGGGATGAACTCATGAAATACTGGGCCACTTTGAACACGGACCAAGACGCCACTTTCGACGAAGAATTGGTATACGATGCCGCAGACATTGAGCCGCAAATCACCTACGGTACAAACCCTGGTTTGGGTACTGGAATCAGCCGCAATATTCCGGCAGCTGGCGAAGTGATCGACGGCGAAGCCAGTTATAAAAAATCATTGAAGTATATGGGTTTTGCCGAAGGCGAAAGCATGATCGGAAAACCAGTAGACTATGTTTTCTTGGGCAGTTGCACAAACGGACGCATCGAAGATTTCCGTGCCTTTGCATCTGTAGTGAAAGGCCGCAAAAAAGCCGAAAACATTACTGCTTGGCTCGTACCGGGATCGCATATTGTAGAGAGCCAAATCAAAGAAGAAGGCATTTTGGATGTGCTGAACGAAGCGGGTTTTCAATTGCGTCAACCGGGCTGCTCGGCATGTTTGGCCATGAACGACGACAAGATTCCTGCGGGCAAATTGGCCGTTTCTACTTCAAACAGAAACTTTGAAGGGCGTCAGGGACCAAACTCTAGAACATTGCTTGCTTCGCCACTTGTGGCTGCGGCGGCTGCCGTGACTGGTAAAGTGACTGACCCAAGAGAGTTGATTTAA